The Deltaproteobacteria bacterium genome contains a region encoding:
- a CDS encoding 4Fe-4S binding protein, with translation MAEAAKKIWRIEINEKFCKGCDICVDFCPTNVLEMKGTVVGVKNLEACTGCQLCDLRCPDFAIRVFPA, from the coding sequence ATGGCTGAGGCGGCAAAAAAAATATGGCGTATAGAGATTAATGAAAAGTTCTGCAAGGGATGCGATATCTGTGTTGATTTTTGTCCGACCAATGTGTTAGAGATGAAAGGCACGGTTGTGGGAGTTAAAAATCTGGAGGCATGCACAGGTTGCCAGCTATGCGACTTAAGATGCCCTGACTTTGCAATCCGGGTCTTTCCAGCGTAA
- the sucD gene encoding succinate--CoA ligase subunit alpha, whose amino-acid sequence MSILVNKNTKVICQGITGEQGQFHTRQMVQYGTKMVGGVTPGKGGMNVDGIPVFDTVDEARKKTGASASVIYVPAAFAADAIMEAVDAGIELVVCITEGIPVLDMVKVKRFMDGRKSRLIGPNCPGVITPDECKIGIMPGHIHKKGRVGVVSKSGTLTYEAVDQLTRLGLGQSTCVGIGGDPVNGTNFIEALEMFEKDKDTDAVIMIGEIGGTAEEEAAEFVKRNVKKPVVGYIAGVTAPKGKRMGHAGAIISGGKGTAEEKFEAMMKAGIKVTKTPADIGKTIMELLKK is encoded by the coding sequence ATGAGCATCCTTGTAAATAAAAATACCAAGGTAATCTGTCAGGGAATAACCGGCGAACAGGGGCAATTTCACACAAGGCAGATGGTTCAATACGGCACAAAGATGGTGGGCGGCGTAACGCCGGGGAAAGGCGGCATGAATGTTGACGGTATTCCTGTTTTTGACACAGTGGATGAGGCAAGAAAAAAGACCGGCGCAAGCGCATCTGTAATATATGTGCCTGCGGCATTTGCGGCAGATGCGATAATGGAGGCGGTGGATGCAGGAATAGAGCTTGTGGTGTGCATAACAGAGGGGATACCTGTTCTGGATATGGTGAAGGTCAAAAGATTTATGGATGGCAGAAAATCCAGGCTTATCGGGCCAAATTGTCCGGGGGTTATAACCCCTGATGAATGTAAGATAGGCATCATGCCGGGCCATATACATAAAAAAGGGCGGGTCGGCGTTGTTTCAAAGAGCGGCACGCTTACTTATGAGGCTGTTGACCAGTTGACAAGATTGGGTTTGGGGCAGTCAACATGTGTTGGCATAGGCGGAGATCCTGTGAACGGCACTAATTTTATAGAAGCGCTTGAGATGTTTGAAAAGGATAAGGATACGGATGCCGTGATTATGATAGGCGAGATAGGCGGCACAGCAGAGGAAGAGGCTGCGGAATTTGTAAAGAGGAATGTTAAAAAGCCTGTGGTGGGCTATATCGCAGGCGTTACAGCGCCGAAGGGGAAGAGGATGGGACATGCAGGCGCGATAATATCGGGAGGCAAGGGAACTGCGGAGGAAAAGTTTGAGGCAATGATGAAGGCAGGGATAAAGGTTACAAAGACCCCTGCGGATATTGGGAAGACAATTATGGAGTTGTTAAAGAAATAA
- the sucC gene encoding ADP-forming succinate--CoA ligase subunit beta, whose translation MNIHEYQAKEILIKYGVAVPKGRVAWTPDEAEDIAKNFMGDRLCVVKAQIHAGGRGKAGGVKLAKNHQEAREFAEVMLGKKLVTHQTGPEGKKVKKVLIEEGCQIARELYLGIVVDRGTQRVVVMASSEGGVEIEEVAVRSPEKILKEYVDPAVGLQAFQARKLAFGLNIDKSIVNKAVKFMTGLYQAFVDSDASMAEINPLVITKDGNIIALDAKMGFDDNGLFRHKDIYDMRDLDEEDPKEVDASRHSLNYVALDGNIGCMVNGAGLAMATMDIIKLYGGMPANFLDVGGGANKDQVTAAFKILMSDEKVKAVLINIFGGIMRCDIIAEGVIAAAKEVGIKVPLVVRLQGTNVDLGRKILSESGLNIITAEKMDEAAEKVVQAAKTF comes from the coding sequence GTGAATATCCACGAATATCAGGCAAAAGAGATTTTGATAAAATATGGTGTTGCTGTGCCGAAGGGGAGGGTTGCGTGGACGCCTGATGAAGCAGAAGATATTGCCAAGAACTTCATGGGCGATAGGCTTTGCGTTGTAAAGGCGCAGATACACGCAGGCGGCAGGGGCAAGGCAGGCGGTGTGAAGCTTGCGAAGAATCATCAGGAGGCAAGGGAATTTGCAGAGGTGATGCTCGGCAAAAAATTGGTAACCCATCAGACAGGGCCTGAGGGCAAAAAGGTAAAAAAGGTTCTTATAGAAGAGGGCTGTCAGATAGCACGGGAACTTTATCTTGGGATTGTTGTTGACAGAGGCACACAGAGAGTTGTTGTTATGGCATCATCGGAAGGCGGGGTTGAGATAGAAGAGGTTGCAGTTAGGAGCCCTGAAAAAATTTTAAAGGAGTATGTTGACCCTGCTGTTGGTTTGCAGGCATTTCAGGCAAGGAAACTTGCATTCGGACTCAATATAGACAAGTCCATTGTGAATAAGGCTGTTAAATTTATGACCGGACTTTATCAGGCATTTGTTGATTCTGACGCATCAATGGCTGAGATAAACCCGCTTGTTATCACAAAGGACGGGAATATTATCGCATTGGACGCAAAGATGGGTTTTGACGATAACGGGCTTTTCAGGCACAAGGATATATATGATATGCGCGACCTGGATGAAGAAGACCCGAAAGAGGTGGATGCGTCACGGCACAGCCTTAATTATGTTGCGCTTGACGGCAACATAGGATGTATGGTAAATGGCGCTGGTCTTGCAATGGCGACAATGGACATCATAAAACTCTACGGCGGCATGCCTGCGAATTTTCTTGATGTGGGCGGCGGCGCAAACAAGGATCAGGTTACTGCGGCATTTAAGATTTTGATGTCAGATGAAAAGGTAAAGGCGGTTTTGATAAACATATTCGGCGGGATAATGAGATGCGATATAATCGCGGAGGGTGTGATAGCTGCCGCAAAAGAGGTTGGCATAAAGGTTCCGCTGGTTGTCCGTTTGCAGGGGACGAATGTGGATTTGGGCAGAAAGATTTTATCTGAATCAGGTTTAAATATTATAACTGCGGAAAAGATGGACGAGGCAGCGGAAAAGGTAGTACAAGCAGCAAAGACATTTTAA
- the galU gene encoding UTP--glucose-1-phosphate uridylyltransferase GalU: MRIRKAVFPAAGFGTRFLPATKAIPKEMLPLIDKPLIQYSVEEAKNSGLEEIIIVTGMGKTAIEDHFDVTFELEILLKEKKKTDILRMIEEVSNLAHFSYTRQKKPLGLGHAILCAKNLVGMEPFAVFLSDDVIDANVPVMKQMLKVFRQYPATILAVQRVPMKDVHHYGIIEAKKIGPRIYKVIDMVEKPLPKDAPSNLAIIGRYILMPEIFAMLEQTKTGKGGEVQLTDGLKMLSKKQPIYAYEFEGDRYDAGDKLGFLKANVSFAIKNPNIKKEFKKFLKGLRL, translated from the coding sequence ATGAGGATACGAAAGGCTGTATTTCCTGCCGCTGGTTTTGGGACAAGATTTTTGCCTGCCACAAAGGCGATCCCAAAGGAGATGCTGCCTCTTATAGACAAGCCGTTAATCCAGTATTCTGTTGAGGAGGCCAAAAATTCCGGGCTTGAAGAGATAATTATTGTAACCGGGATGGGCAAAACCGCTATTGAAGACCACTTTGATGTAACCTTTGAATTAGAAATACTCCTGAAGGAAAAAAAGAAGACAGATATATTAAGGATGATCGAAGAGGTATCTAACCTGGCGCATTTCTCTTATACACGGCAGAAAAAACCATTAGGGCTCGGACACGCTATCCTTTGCGCAAAAAATCTTGTCGGCATGGAGCCATTTGCCGTATTCTTAAGCGATGATGTAATAGATGCAAATGTTCCGGTTATGAAACAGATGCTTAAGGTCTTCCGCCAATATCCGGCTACTATTCTGGCGGTTCAGCGGGTTCCGATGAAAGATGTGCATCATTACGGCATCATAGAAGCAAAAAAGATAGGGCCGAGGATTTACAAGGTTATTGACATGGTAGAAAAACCGCTCCCTAAAGATGCGCCTTCAAATCTGGCAATTATAGGCAGATATATCCTTATGCCTGAGATATTTGCCATGCTGGAACAGACAAAGACAGGCAAGGGCGGAGAGGTTCAACTTACTGACGGGCTTAAAATGCTTTCCAAAAAACAGCCCATATATGCATACGAATTTGAAGGGGACAGGTATGATGCTGGCGATAAACTCGGTTTTTTAAAGGCCAATGTATCCTTTGCGATAAAGAACCCTAATATAAAAAAAGAATTTAAGAAATTTTTAAAAGGGCTTAGGCTCTAA
- a CDS encoding Hsp20/alpha crystallin family protein, which translates to MAKIPKKEVMDQPISKDIGMIFRYLYEETENIGLHSESAINHTPVVDILSTSDSIIIEIELPGVRQGEIDVSILRNEVTIKALKYECFDEKKINFVCMERSFGNFFRVIDIPSPVDTTRIKAAFRDGLLTITLPRIEEKRGVPKKISIES; encoded by the coding sequence GTGGCAAAGATACCTAAAAAAGAGGTCATGGATCAGCCAATTTCTAAAGACATTGGCATGATATTCCGATACTTGTATGAGGAGACGGAAAATATCGGGCTGCATAGTGAATCTGCTATAAACCATACCCCTGTTGTTGATATACTTTCAACATCAGACAGCATAATAATTGAGATTGAGCTGCCGGGCGTGAGGCAGGGAGAAATAGATGTTTCTATCCTGCGCAATGAGGTTACTATTAAGGCCCTTAAGTATGAGTGCTTTGACGAAAAAAAGATAAATTTTGTCTGTATGGAAAGAAGCTTTGGGAATTTCTTCAGGGTTATAGACATTCCATCTCCTGTTGACACAACCAGAATAAAGGCGGCATTCAGGGATGGCTTGTTAACCATTACATTGCCGAGGATTGAAGAGAAGCGCGGGGTTCCAAAAAAGATTAGTATAGAATCATAA